The proteins below are encoded in one region of Gouania willdenowi unplaced genomic scaffold, fGouWil2.1 scaffold_175_arrow_ctg1, whole genome shotgun sequence:
- the LOC114458747 gene encoding LOW QUALITY PROTEIN: general transcription factor II-I repeat domain-containing protein 2A-like (The sequence of the model RefSeq protein was modified relative to this genomic sequence to represent the inferred CDS: inserted 1 base in 1 codon; substituted 1 base at 1 genomic stop codon), producing the protein MSLSKKRKVDTECRIFQEKWTSSYMFTEVNGKPVCLVCMQQVSVLKEYNIRRHYETQHGEKYNTLHGELRKQKVNEMLVGLRKQQSVFTRSREVSDAAVKASYVIASQIALASKPYCDGEFLKNCMLKAAKIVCPEKRQAFANISLTRNTVADRISELSADLDSQLKRKGESFLAFSIAIDESTDITDVAQLAIFIRGVDETLTVTEEFLELVPMTDTTTAEDIFRSVVGALDRVGVDWSRAVSLATDGAPSMIGKKAGVVTKFREKVQAANGGGNFWTFHCILHQEALCCKSLKMDHVMEVVVRTVNFIRARGLNHRQFDSFLSDCNITHGLPYHTEVRWLSRGAVLKRFFDLRGEIGQFMXKKGKPVKELQCPLWLQDLAFMVDITEHLNNLNKMLQGRKKIVTQYYDSIRAFKLKLALWETQMASGDAAHFPCLRDVCAASVXPHVTQYKDKISGLLREFEKRFQVFSELETEFAVFRSPFTVRASDVPIDMQLEIIDLQCDVELKDTFASVGLDTFYKYLLPGYPKLTALAAKMLSMFGTTYLCEQVFSVMNINKTKLRSKLTHKHLNEILKLAASQDMKPDIDALVQAKRCQVSGANTEQH; encoded by the exons ATGTctttgtcaaaaaaaagaaaagtggacACAGAGTGTCGGATTTTTCAAGAAAAATGGACCTCTTCCTATATGTTCACGGAGGTGAATGGGAAACCCGTGTGCCTGGTGTGCATGCAGCAAGTTTCGGTGCTTAAGGAATACAATATTCGGCGCCACTATGAAACTCAGCATGGTGAAAAATACAACACCTTGCACGGAGAACTGAGAAAACAGAAGGTAAATGAAATGCTGGTGGGTCTGAGGAAACAGCAATCTGTTTTCACCCGGAGCCGAGAGGTCAGTGATGCTGCGGTGAAAGCCAGCTACGTAATTGCTAGCCAAATAGCATTAGCGTCAAAGCCGTACTGTGACGGGGAGTTCCTCAAAAACTGTATGCTGAAGGCTGCCAAAATTGTGTGTCCTGAGAAGCGACAAGCTTTTGCCAATATTAGCTTGACGAGAAATACCGTGGCAGACAGGATTTCGGAACTATCGGCAGATTTGGACAGCCAACTGAAACGCAAAGGGGAGTCATTTCTGGCATTTTCTATTGCAATTGATGAGAGTACTGATATTACGGACGTCGCTCAACTGGCCATATTCATTCGTGGAGTTGACGAGACTTTGACTGTCACAGAAGAGTTTCTCGAGTTGGTGCCTATGACCGACACCACAACAGCTGAGGACATTTTCCGCTCCGTTGTTGGAGCGCTGGACAGAGTCGGGGTGGACTGGTCCCGCGCCGTAAGCCTGGCTACTGATGGTGCACCGTCAATGATCGGGAAAAAGGCAGGTGTTGTGACAAAGTTCAGAGAGAAAGTACAAGCCGCAAACGGAGGAGGTAATTTTTGGACATTTCATTGCATTTTGCATCAGGAGGCATTATGTTGCAAGTCGTTAAAAATGGATCACGTTATGGAGGTGGTTGTCCGAACTGTTAATTTCATCCGAGCCAGAGGTCTCAATCATCGTCAGTTTGACAGCTTTCTCAGTGACTGTAACATTACCCATGGTCTGCCATACCACACTGAAGTAAGATGGTTAAGCAGAGGTGCTGTGCTGAAGCGCTTCTTTGATCTACGTGGGGAAATCGGACAATTCATGTAGAAAAAAGGAAAACCTGTTAAGGAATTACAGTGCCCACTTTGGCTGCAGGACCTTGCATTTATGGTTGATATTACAGAGCACTTGAATaatctgaacaaaatgttgcaAGGACGCAAAAAAATTGTAACACAGTATTATGACAGCATACGTGCATTCAAGTTAAAGCTCGCGTTATGGGAGACGCAGATGGCAAGCGGTGACGCTGCTCATTTTCCCTGTCTCAGAGATGTGTGCGCAGCAAGCG AACCTCACGTGACACAGTACAAAGACAAGATTTCAGGGTTGCTGAGGGAGTTTGAGAAGCGATTTCAGGTCTTTAGCGAACTTGAGACAGAATTTGCAGTTTTTCGCTCACCATTCACAGTCAGAGCTTCTGATGTGCCCATTGACATGCAACTTGAAATCATTGATTTGCAGTGTGATGTAGAATTGAAGGACACATTTGCTTCTGTGGGCTTGGACACATTTTACAAGTATCTCCTACCAGGCTATCCTAAATTGACAGCACTGGCTGCAAAAATGTTGTCCATGTTTGGGACTACCTACCTTTGTGAGCAGGTCTTCTCAGTAATgaacattaataaaacaaagcTTCGCTCAAAGCTCACACATAAGCACTTAAATGAGATTCTGAAACTGGCTGCTTCTCAGGACATGAAGCCTGATATTGATGCACTTGTGCAGGCTAAAAGATGCCAAGTTTCAGGGGCAAATACTGAGCAACACTAA